The Exiguobacterium mexicanum genome includes a window with the following:
- a CDS encoding C40 family peptidase yields MSPKSGLMYSFAAIAAVSIIAQADEVAAASTHVVRAGDTLWSISQTHNVSVAQLKASNNLSSDRLAIGQTLKLSGSAPSTVKPAATTATPGPGTVTTANLNMRLAAGTSHKVLITIPKGKTLSPIQTSGAWTKVSYGGKTGWVHNGYLTTASVKPATPSTMAPTTATTSKTTANLNLRASKSTNSSVLVTIPKGKSVTVLSIEGSWSHVKYGTKTGFVANTYLTKAASTPSQPVAPSKPAIKEESINQSYVTTANLNVRQGPGIGYALVTNIPNGTTVKATKQSGTWVYVTYNGKSGYVSTGYLKQTTTAPSAPVTPNAGDGGAGNESFDYVVNTPSLNVRASASTSSAVIGSVTAGQTLRVVQTSNGWHQIYIGNTTGFVAASYVKAVPKGSTTAPSGSSDGLAKSLAAIAVAKKYVGTPYIWASSNPANGGFDCSGLIYYAYNQAGYSVPRTNVATYWSGSYFGTQLSKTFVPKAGDLVFFENTYTAGPSHMGIMIDSDTFIHAGTYGLGYNTISKEPYWKSRVIGYKRP; encoded by the coding sequence ATGTCCCCTAAGTCCGGCCTCATGTACTCATTCGCAGCCATCGCCGCCGTAAGCATCATCGCCCAGGCCGACGAAGTCGCAGCAGCCAGCACACACGTCGTCCGTGCCGGTGACACACTTTGGTCGATCAGCCAAACGCACAACGTGTCGGTCGCCCAGTTGAAAGCAAGCAACAACTTAAGCTCTGACCGTCTCGCCATTGGCCAGACGCTTAAATTGAGTGGGAGCGCGCCAAGCACAGTAAAACCCGCCGCTACGACGGCCACGCCAGGACCAGGTACCGTTACAACGGCCAATTTAAATATGCGCCTCGCCGCAGGTACATCACATAAAGTGCTCATCACGATTCCAAAAGGCAAGACGCTCAGTCCAATCCAAACAAGCGGCGCTTGGACGAAAGTTAGCTATGGCGGAAAGACCGGCTGGGTACATAACGGCTACTTGACGACCGCATCCGTCAAACCGGCCACACCGAGCACAATGGCTCCGACAACAGCGACGACGTCAAAGACGACCGCCAACTTGAACCTTCGTGCCTCGAAATCAACGAATTCAAGCGTGCTCGTCACAATCCCGAAAGGCAAGTCGGTCACCGTGTTGAGCATTGAGGGCAGTTGGTCCCACGTCAAATACGGAACGAAGACCGGATTTGTCGCCAATACATATTTAACGAAAGCGGCCTCGACGCCGAGCCAACCGGTCGCACCGTCGAAACCGGCCATCAAAGAAGAGAGCATCAACCAGTCTTACGTCACGACGGCGAATTTGAACGTCCGTCAAGGCCCAGGGATCGGTTACGCCCTCGTCACGAACATCCCGAACGGCACGACCGTCAAAGCGACGAAACAGAGCGGCACGTGGGTGTACGTCACGTATAACGGCAAGAGCGGTTACGTCAGCACCGGCTACTTGAAACAGACGACGACGGCACCGAGCGCGCCGGTCACTCCGAACGCCGGAGACGGCGGTGCGGGCAACGAATCGTTCGACTATGTCGTCAATACGCCATCGCTCAACGTCCGCGCCTCGGCCTCGACAAGCTCTGCCGTCATCGGCAGCGTCACGGCCGGACAGACGCTCCGGGTCGTCCAAACGTCGAACGGCTGGCATCAAATCTATATCGGCAACACGACCGGTTTCGTCGCGGCTTCATACGTCAAAGCGGTGCCGAAAGGTTCTACGACGGCACCGTCAGGCTCGTCTGATGGACTAGCGAAGAGTCTTGCCGCCATCGCGGTCGCCAAAAAATATGTCGGCACGCCTTACATCTGGGCGTCCTCGAACCCGGCCAACGGTGGGTTCGACTGCTCCGGACTCATCTATTACGCCTACAATCAGGCAGGCTACAGCGTGCCCCGCACGAACGTCGCCACGTATTGGTCCGGATCTTATTTCGGGACACAGCTCAGCAAGACGTTCGTCCCGAAAGCGGGCGACCTCGTCTTCTTCGAGAACACGTACACGGCCGGCCCGTCACACATGGGCATCATGATCGATTCGGACACGTTCATCCATGCCGGGACGTACGGACTCGGCTACAACACGATCAGCAAAGAGCCATATTGGAAATCACGCGTCATCGGCTACAAACGACCGTGA
- a CDS encoding EAL domain-containing protein, producing the protein MGNNRFAKIPYRTYTMALAVACLIGVLLFGLGLSYYWKEKHVAVDETVRDLNHASDLAGVESYLVLHHAAKLYETNSEQPTALLSAPYRERALQYNLQLLDDFETGVDERERDALLRFSEQLEDTLNEDGSSRFEAVPFDVIASINRRWLYQGLERTAQANTAYELTDAVMRMQMAFVEGVTNLLAETPNRDQLDFEVSTIANEARLIEDIVATDPSLKTKSVEDLIESALALGRVTAANSTLEARYVNGTSFYEDSHAALQTVRSTADDTLMAERDRYGTLAIAALLITMLLSAGLLLALCYTRNMYAHDLAHLKARALAIDPSAEPVAESFPPNHDFRGIEDELREIAVSVHSTVHTLETQSDDLLRYHERWSSLFSETGLAIALIDDTYDFIERNDVFRQFFGERNLYEINQLFTDTGRRLLREALAGVTENGTSAQFILHLKGEHVRFLNVKIIPLKRGETLTYYLILEDETERVERERKVDRLVRFDLATELYNEYGFLRAWEKQDIEGTFLLIKLNDFHHLVDWYDPTYADLLMTEFARHVEDRLEKYAHHLFGRYRDDTLMLYVKGLRNVDETELLELFPTELLINQKRQTVHLQIGATHTTPNYNDCLFEATKALQHAKETRTPFVWYDSSILAQLQWAALIEQALPEAIEQGHITVAYQPQVELKTGRVVGAEALARWQHPDIGYVPPNEFVRIAERSDQILWLSHSILDLVVQQLVSWRDTPFADISLSYNLSAHSVDPSIVTKLRDLVETYPWLPDRLKIELTESADIMSHTNELERLEDIADLGYCLSIDDFGTGYASFEAIWHLPIQEVKIDRMYVSGKAKDSTSFLRAVSRFASEQELTSLAEGIETKQDLDRILAEGVELGQGYYYAPALDTIAFEAWVNEKRGRLA; encoded by the coding sequence ATGGGAAATAATCGATTCGCTAAAATTCCGTACCGAACTTACACGATGGCCCTCGCCGTCGCTTGTCTCATCGGCGTATTGTTATTCGGGCTCGGACTGAGCTATTACTGGAAAGAAAAGCACGTCGCCGTCGATGAAACGGTGCGCGACTTGAACCATGCCTCCGACTTGGCCGGGGTCGAGTCGTACCTCGTCTTGCATCACGCGGCCAAACTGTACGAGACGAACTCCGAGCAACCGACCGCCCTGTTGTCGGCCCCGTACCGTGAACGGGCGCTCCAATACAATCTTCAACTGCTCGACGACTTCGAGACCGGGGTCGATGAACGGGAACGGGACGCCCTGCTCCGTTTCTCCGAACAGCTCGAGGACACGTTGAACGAAGACGGGTCGAGCCGATTCGAGGCCGTACCGTTCGACGTCATCGCGTCGATCAATCGGCGCTGGCTCTACCAAGGTCTCGAGCGGACCGCCCAGGCGAACACGGCCTATGAATTGACCGACGCCGTCATGCGGATGCAGATGGCGTTCGTCGAAGGTGTGACGAATCTGCTCGCCGAGACACCAAACCGAGACCAGCTCGACTTCGAGGTCTCGACGATCGCGAACGAGGCTCGGCTGATCGAAGACATCGTCGCGACCGATCCGTCGCTGAAAACCAAATCGGTCGAAGACTTGATCGAGAGCGCGCTCGCACTCGGACGCGTGACGGCCGCCAATTCGACGCTCGAGGCCCGTTACGTCAACGGGACGAGCTTCTATGAGGACTCACACGCCGCCCTTCAAACCGTGCGGTCGACGGCAGATGACACGCTCATGGCCGAGCGTGACCGTTACGGGACGCTCGCCATCGCCGCCCTTCTCATCACGATGCTGTTGTCGGCGGGTCTTCTGCTCGCCCTCTGCTACACACGCAATATGTATGCCCACGACTTGGCGCACTTGAAGGCCCGTGCCCTCGCCATCGACCCGAGCGCGGAACCGGTCGCGGAATCATTCCCGCCGAACCATGACTTCCGCGGCATCGAGGACGAACTCCGCGAGATTGCCGTCAGTGTCCACTCGACGGTGCACACGCTCGAGACACAATCGGACGACCTGCTCCGGTATCATGAGCGCTGGTCGTCGCTCTTCTCCGAGACGGGACTCGCCATCGCCTTGATCGATGACACGTACGACTTCATCGAACGAAACGATGTGTTCCGCCAGTTCTTCGGGGAACGTAACTTATATGAGATCAACCAACTGTTCACCGACACGGGACGCCGCCTGTTGCGCGAGGCGCTCGCCGGGGTGACGGAGAACGGGACGAGCGCCCAGTTCATCTTGCATTTGAAAGGTGAGCACGTCCGCTTCTTGAACGTCAAGATCATCCCGCTCAAACGCGGCGAGACGCTCACCTATTACCTCATCCTCGAAGATGAGACCGAGCGTGTCGAGCGTGAGCGCAAAGTCGACCGGCTCGTCCGCTTCGACCTCGCCACCGAGCTCTATAACGAGTACGGTTTCCTCCGCGCGTGGGAGAAACAAGACATCGAAGGCACGTTCCTGTTGATCAAACTGAACGATTTCCATCACCTCGTCGACTGGTACGACCCGACGTATGCCGACCTGCTCATGACCGAGTTCGCCCGGCACGTTGAGGACCGGCTCGAGAAGTACGCGCACCACTTGTTCGGCCGCTACCGTGACGATACGCTCATGCTGTACGTGAAAGGGCTCCGTAACGTCGACGAGACCGAGTTGCTGGAGCTGTTCCCGACCGAGCTGTTGATCAACCAGAAACGCCAGACCGTGCATCTTCAAATCGGGGCGACCCATACGACGCCGAACTATAACGACTGCCTGTTCGAGGCGACAAAGGCTCTCCAACACGCCAAAGAGACGCGGACGCCGTTCGTCTGGTACGACTCGAGCATCCTCGCCCAGCTCCAATGGGCCGCCTTGATCGAACAGGCGCTCCCGGAGGCGATCGAACAAGGCCATATCACCGTCGCCTATCAGCCGCAAGTCGAGTTGAAGACGGGCCGTGTCGTCGGGGCCGAGGCGCTCGCACGCTGGCAGCACCCGGACATCGGCTACGTGCCGCCGAACGAGTTCGTCCGCATCGCCGAGCGGTCCGATCAAATCCTTTGGTTATCGCATTCGATCCTTGATTTGGTCGTGCAACAGCTCGTTTCCTGGCGCGATACCCCGTTCGCCGACATCTCGTTGTCGTACAACTTGTCGGCCCATTCCGTCGACCCGTCGATCGTCACGAAGCTGCGCGACTTGGTCGAGACGTATCCATGGCTCCCGGATCGGTTGAAGATCGAGCTGACCGAGTCGGCCGACATCATGTCACACACGAACGAGCTTGAGCGGCTCGAAGATATCGCCGACCTCGGCTATTGCCTGTCGATCGACGATTTCGGTACCGGCTACGCCTCGTTCGAAGCGATCTGGCACTTACCGATCCAAGAAGTGAAGATCGACCGCATGTACGTCAGCGGAAAAGCGAAGGACAGCACGTCGTTCCTCCGCGCCGTCTCCCGATTCGCGAGCGAACAAGAACTGACCTCGCTCGCCGAGGGGATCGAGACGAAGCAAGACTTGGATCGCATCCTCGCCGAAGGCGTCGAGCTTGGCCAAGGTTACTACTACGCCCCGGCCCTCGACACGATTGCGTTCGAGGCGTGGGTGAATGAAAAAAGAGGCCGTCTCGCCTAA
- a CDS encoding polysaccharide deacetylase family protein produces MRYFKWIFALLLIGGIAWKVYDVSSTTHEEVPDAALLPKDNVCLGLNYHRVKRPNAWNKLVESVTGASELVRYNVYADEFEQQMTWLQDEGVHFATQTDLSRYLAGEPIPDKCVWLSFDDVDHTVYENAFPILRDKQIPFTLFIITGHVGEAFQNLDLAPWTELKDMQDSGLADFGTHTHDMHYVEDGGAVFLPEDRQDELRQDLETSVAAIESELGTRVTTIAYPFGNTSDAVTETVQDLGFEQAFILSPNPITPDNDPFYMNRYLLDAELFEFFVKPYFEN; encoded by the coding sequence ATGCGCTACTTCAAATGGATATTCGCGCTCCTATTGATTGGGGGCATCGCCTGGAAAGTATATGATGTGTCCTCGACGACACATGAAGAAGTGCCCGATGCGGCGCTCCTCCCCAAAGACAACGTCTGTCTCGGTCTCAATTACCACCGCGTCAAACGGCCGAACGCATGGAACAAGCTCGTCGAGTCCGTGACCGGCGCCTCCGAACTGGTTCGCTATAACGTCTACGCCGACGAGTTCGAGCAGCAGATGACATGGCTTCAAGACGAAGGCGTCCATTTCGCGACGCAAACTGACCTATCACGTTACCTTGCCGGCGAACCGATCCCAGACAAATGTGTCTGGCTCTCGTTCGATGACGTCGATCATACCGTCTACGAGAACGCGTTCCCGATTTTACGAGACAAACAAATCCCGTTCACGCTGTTCATCATCACCGGTCACGTCGGCGAGGCGTTCCAAAACTTGGACCTCGCCCCGTGGACCGAATTGAAGGATATGCAGGACAGTGGACTCGCCGACTTCGGGACGCATACGCATGACATGCATTATGTCGAAGACGGGGGCGCCGTGTTCTTGCCGGAAGACAGGCAAGACGAACTGCGGCAAGATTTGGAGACGAGTGTCGCCGCCATCGAGTCAGAGCTCGGGACGCGCGTCACGACGATCGCCTATCCGTTCGGCAACACGAGCGATGCGGTCACCGAAACGGTACAAGACCTCGGTTTTGAGCAGGCTTTCATCTTGAGCCCGAACCCGATCACGCCGGACAACGATCCGTTTTACATGAACCGATACTTGCTCGACGCCGAACTGTTCGAGTTCTTCGTCAAACCGTATTTCGAGAATTGA
- the pgaC gene encoding poly-beta-1,6-N-acetyl-D-glucosamine synthase: protein MTFYGLDIAPWIEPLSQFVFWYPFFMALFWISGALLFSLTREKEEELDLNEREWPLISILIPCYNEEETIAETIEYLDRLTYPNFEIIAVNDGSRDKTGDILVGLADEYERLRVIDCHENRGKANALHMAAHAARSEYLLCVDSDAFLSEEAPYYLVRHFLNRGERVGAVTGNPRIRNRDTLLSRMQLVEYSSIIGSIKRTQRVMGKIMTVSGVIVMFRKKALLSVGLWDRDMITEDIAVSWKLQKNFWDIRYEPRALCWMLVPESISGIWKQRVRWSQGGQEVVLRHFDIFKDWRQRRIWPVYIEQVVSVLWAYAWLIVTVYLFVTADTMQDLLIWFTYNSFALVLVSHVQLIISLWNDARYDKVFKYYVWAAWYPVIYWMLNTFVVIAATPKAIKARVKGGYATWSSPDRGTRRSSL, encoded by the coding sequence ATGACTTTTTACGGGCTCGACATCGCACCTTGGATCGAACCACTGTCCCAGTTCGTGTTTTGGTATCCGTTCTTCATGGCGCTGTTTTGGATCTCGGGCGCCCTCTTGTTCAGCTTGACGCGAGAGAAAGAGGAAGAACTCGACTTGAACGAGCGGGAATGGCCGCTCATCAGCATCTTGATTCCTTGTTATAACGAAGAAGAGACGATTGCCGAGACGATCGAGTACTTGGACCGGCTCACGTATCCGAATTTTGAGATCATCGCCGTCAACGATGGCAGCCGTGACAAGACCGGTGACATCCTCGTCGGTCTCGCCGATGAGTACGAGCGTTTGCGCGTCATCGACTGTCACGAGAACCGGGGCAAGGCGAACGCGTTACATATGGCCGCCCACGCCGCCCGCTCCGAGTATTTGCTCTGCGTCGACTCGGACGCGTTCCTGAGCGAAGAAGCCCCGTACTATCTCGTCCGTCACTTCTTGAACCGCGGCGAACGCGTCGGGGCCGTCACCGGAAACCCGCGCATCCGTAACCGCGACACGCTCCTCAGCCGGATGCAGCTCGTCGAATACTCGTCGATCATCGGCTCGATCAAACGCACACAGCGCGTCATGGGGAAAATCATGACCGTCTCCGGCGTCATCGTCATGTTCCGGAAGAAAGCATTGCTGTCGGTTGGGCTCTGGGACCGCGACATGATCACGGAAGACATCGCCGTCTCATGGAAGCTCCAGAAGAACTTCTGGGACATCCGCTACGAGCCGCGCGCCCTCTGTTGGATGCTCGTCCCGGAGTCGATCTCCGGCATTTGGAAACAGCGCGTACGCTGGTCGCAAGGCGGACAAGAAGTCGTCCTACGTCACTTCGACATCTTCAAAGACTGGCGCCAGCGCCGGATTTGGCCCGTCTATATCGAGCAGGTCGTCAGCGTCCTCTGGGCATACGCCTGGCTCATCGTCACGGTGTACCTGTTCGTGACGGCCGACACGATGCAAGATCTATTGATTTGGTTCACCTATAACTCGTTCGCGCTCGTTCTCGTCAGCCACGTCCAGTTGATCATCTCGCTCTGGAACGACGCCCGTTACGATAAAGTGTTCAAATATTACGTTTGGGCCGCTTGGTATCCGGTCATCTACTGGATGCTCAACACGTTCGTCGTCATCGCGGCGACGCCGAAAGCGATCAAGGCCCGTGTGAAAGGAGGTTATGCGACATGGAGTTCACCAGACCGGGGGACACGGAGAAGCAGCCTGTAA
- a CDS encoding UDP-glucose dehydrogenase family protein: protein MKFGIIGLGYVGLATLCGLAKAGHEVIGVEKDQPRLLRLMSGDVPFHEPGMADVLRDYPGSITFTDSITDTETVDYLILAVGTPSKSDGSCDLTFVDAALSEVKSKQKIIIRSTVPPGTTDMLSIMYPAHTFAVVPEFLQEGRALADVLKPHRVVIGSDNFEMCEELAGIYGRLGVPLVCTSPIDAEFIKYASNAFLATKISFINDLARLADKAGADITTIADGMGLDPRIGRSFLNAGLGYGGSCFPKDMHALLNVAHENGLDLPVISAAMHSNDAQMGYVASKVEHKSGLKVAFLGLAFKPGTDDMRDAPSVTLARHLALREIDIIGYDPLAKWDYPQAMTVEAALKGADVAILVTEWDELVNLKPEAFDGMRTKRLIDARNAWKYARDPGTVQYEGIGRMQNKANTPSSM from the coding sequence GTGAAATTTGGAATCATCGGCCTTGGCTATGTCGGACTGGCCACCCTGTGCGGACTGGCGAAAGCGGGGCATGAGGTCATCGGTGTCGAGAAAGATCAACCGAGACTGCTTCGTCTCATGAGCGGGGACGTTCCGTTCCACGAGCCGGGCATGGCAGATGTGTTACGTGACTATCCTGGATCGATCACGTTCACAGACTCGATCACCGACACAGAAACGGTCGACTACCTCATCCTTGCGGTCGGTACGCCGAGCAAGAGCGACGGCAGCTGTGACTTGACGTTCGTCGACGCGGCCTTGTCCGAGGTGAAGTCGAAACAAAAGATCATCATCCGTAGCACCGTGCCACCGGGGACGACCGACATGCTGTCGATCATGTACCCGGCCCACACGTTCGCCGTCGTCCCCGAGTTTCTCCAAGAAGGGCGCGCGCTCGCCGACGTGTTGAAACCGCACCGTGTCGTCATCGGCAGTGACAACTTCGAGATGTGCGAGGAACTCGCGGGCATCTATGGACGCCTCGGTGTCCCGCTCGTCTGCACGTCGCCGATTGACGCGGAGTTCATCAAGTACGCCTCGAACGCGTTTCTCGCCACGAAAATCAGTTTCATCAACGACTTGGCGCGTCTCGCCGACAAGGCGGGGGCGGACATCACGACGATCGCCGACGGGATGGGTCTCGACCCGCGCATCGGACGTTCGTTCTTGAACGCCGGCCTCGGTTACGGGGGCTCGTGCTTCCCGAAAGACATGCACGCGCTCTTGAACGTCGCCCACGAGAACGGGCTCGACTTGCCGGTCATCAGTGCCGCAATGCACTCGAACGACGCCCAGATGGGTTACGTCGCCTCGAAAGTCGAGCACAAGAGCGGCCTCAAGGTCGCCTTCCTCGGTCTCGCCTTCAAACCGGGTACGGACGATATGCGTGACGCACCGTCGGTCACGCTCGCTCGTCACTTGGCATTGCGTGAAATCGATATCATCGGCTATGACCCGCTCGCCAAGTGGGACTATCCACAGGCGATGACGGTCGAGGCGGCGCTCAAAGGAGCGGACGTCGCCATCCTCGTCACGGAATGGGACGAGCTCGTCAACTTGAAGCCGGAAGCTTTCGACGGGATGCGGACAAAACGGTTGATCGACGCTCGTAACGCGTGGAAATATGCACGCGACCCGGGTACTGTCCAATACGAAGGGATTGGCCGGATGCAAAACAAGGCGAATACGCCGTCATCGATGTGA
- a CDS encoding DUF3784 domain-containing protein — protein MWGLVIAALILFLLGFAVHRLGWHFLISGYNTMKREDKARVDIKAVARLLGFMCYGIASIFLVIAAIDMSGLDIPLEPFFLLIVLLVVVTLWRSQKYDGNIFDERGKLRPGGKKRLIPLVLVLTLILGFVGGLLFWFNQPTEVTFTDSALVIEGSYSETILYDDIETVTLTYRPSLDRRTNGAAVGSRLAGHFRTTGGEDVLVFLDRDIEAAVRIDWSGKPIYVNVESNEATEALYEEVRLK, from the coding sequence ATGTGGGGACTCGTGATTGCAGCACTCATTTTATTCTTGCTCGGATTTGCCGTCCATCGCTTGGGCTGGCATTTCCTCATCTCGGGATATAACACGATGAAGCGTGAGGACAAGGCGCGCGTCGACATCAAGGCGGTGGCACGATTGCTTGGCTTCATGTGTTACGGCATCGCAAGCATCTTTCTCGTCATCGCTGCCATCGACATGTCTGGTCTCGACATTCCGCTCGAGCCGTTCTTCCTGCTCATCGTCTTGCTCGTCGTCGTCACGCTTTGGCGCAGCCAAAAGTATGACGGGAATATTTTTGATGAGCGCGGGAAACTTCGTCCCGGCGGCAAAAAACGGCTCATCCCGCTCGTCCTCGTCTTGACGCTCATCTTGGGTTTTGTCGGAGGTCTCTTGTTCTGGTTCAACCAACCGACCGAGGTGACGTTCACCGACTCGGCGCTCGTCATCGAGGGCAGCTACAGCGAGACGATTCTGTACGATGACATCGAAACCGTCACGTTGACATATCGGCCAAGTCTCGACCGCCGGACGAACGGTGCCGCCGTCGGTTCACGCTTGGCCGGTCACTTCCGGACGACAGGCGGGGAGGACGTGCTCGTCTTTCTCGACCGGGACATCGAGGCCGCCGTTCGCATCGACTGGAGCGGCAAGCCGATCTACGTGAACGTGGAGTCGAACGAAGCGACGGAGGCGTTGTATGAGGAGGTACGATTGAAATGA
- the pgaD gene encoding poly-beta-1,6-N-acetyl-D-glucosamine biosynthesis protein PgaD: protein MEFTRPGDTEKQPVSELYDYEQEILVKTKQNVFRKGIELLLTAVFWFYTFIVTWFFLSAVLNVNDRYIAILKTALNVTNADIRELLFFGLVSSFVAALLLFIWRTYNKRKYGPLNRRQMPKDTTLDDWLALDLMEPEDIHRLQSDKVIVFEKNPVKELK, encoded by the coding sequence ATGGAGTTCACCAGACCGGGGGACACGGAGAAGCAGCCTGTAAGTGAGTTATATGATTATGAGCAAGAGATTCTCGTCAAGACGAAACAGAACGTGTTCCGCAAAGGAATCGAGCTGTTGCTCACGGCCGTGTTCTGGTTTTACACGTTCATCGTCACGTGGTTCTTCTTGAGCGCCGTCCTGAACGTGAACGACCGCTATATCGCCATCCTCAAGACCGCCTTGAACGTCACGAACGCCGACATCCGCGAGCTGCTCTTCTTCGGGCTCGTCTCCTCGTTCGTCGCCGCTCTCCTTCTGTTCATTTGGCGGACGTACAACAAACGGAAATATGGACCGCTCAACCGGCGTCAGATGCCGAAAGACACGACGCTCGACGATTGGCTCGCCCTCGACTTGATGGAGCCCGAGGACATCCATCGCCTCCAGTCCGATAAAGTCATCGTCTTCGAGAAAAACCCGGTGAAAGAGTTGAAATGA
- a CDS encoding DinB family protein encodes MYRTKADFLQDWTKSSTGTLDVLRAVTDEALGQEIVPGHNSLGWIGWHVTTALGYFTNLLGFRLSALKSLTQPTDAALIADQYARYADEIAKAAEQFSDEYLLEEVDVHGAKQPRGAVLRMMIDHQTHHRGQMTVLLRQAGLTVPGVMGPTKEQMKA; translated from the coding sequence ATGTATCGGACAAAAGCAGACTTTCTACAAGATTGGACCAAGTCCTCGACCGGCACGCTCGACGTGCTCCGCGCCGTCACCGACGAGGCGCTCGGCCAGGAGATCGTCCCCGGTCATAACTCACTCGGCTGGATCGGTTGGCACGTGACGACCGCGCTCGGTTATTTCACGAACTTGCTCGGCTTCCGGCTGTCGGCCCTGAAGAGTTTGACACAACCGACCGACGCGGCACTGATCGCCGATCAATATGCGCGTTACGCCGATGAGATCGCGAAAGCGGCCGAACAGTTCTCGGACGAGTACCTGCTCGAAGAAGTCGACGTCCACGGCGCGAAGCAACCGCGCGGTGCCGTCTTGCGCATGATGATCGACCATCAGACGCACCACCGCGGCCAAATGACGGTGCTCCTCCGTCAAGCGGGACTCACGGTCCCTGGCGTCATGGGCCCGACGAAAGAACAGATGAAGGCGTGA